In Coccidioides posadasii str. Silveira chromosome 4, complete sequence, one genomic interval encodes:
- a CDS encoding uncharacterized protein (EggNog:ENOG410PKUF~COG:S), which yields MVEMTKEVISYKPAPNNFILFVLISQVAQSCGTRKDALEWVLTTLSVPLREPTQRTLKTTSPLASVPRGRPRKSNTGASVNNHEPPASTLLRSKASPPG from the coding sequence ATGGTTGAGATGACCAAGGAGGTGATCTCGTATAAACCTGCGCCAAACAATTTCATTCTCTTCGTCCTCATCAGCCAAGTGGCCCAAAGCTGCGGGACGCGGAAAGATGCGCTGGAGTGGGTTCTTACAACACTATCCGTCCCACTTCGCGAGCCAACGCAGCGCACACTAAAAACAACGTCTCCGCTTGCGAGTGTTCCCCGGGGCCGACCACGGAAGTCCAATACAGGGGCCTCTGTTAATAACCATGAACCCCCTGCGTCGACATTGCTTCGGAGCAAAGCCAGCCCACCTGGTTAA
- a CDS encoding uncharacterized protein (EggNog:ENOG410PKUF~COG:S): MGEPSRVDTFEQNGLTAGNVLDESIAVLPNAGEDVPQLLHAVAAFGKEYAAEPRSRMKLLEAARSLVYALETPREAMIRYCWAQSSIFGAIETGIDMGLFHILAKDDKPKTVSELANATKSDPTLLSRILKHLAAMGVVVEAGADLYRPNGLSKTLTIKKYFDGWPCMTGCVTSAAHAMPEFFKKRGYNNPNNIKDSPFQMGFNTDLNFFEYLGANPKVGSEFNNHMSAYHQGRSSWMDPGFFPVEGRLFDGAKAEADAPLIVDVGGSLGHDLMEFKKKWPRHPGKLIVQDLPEVIKETRKSVDPNITAMEHDFFKDQPIKGARAYFMHSILHDWPDDIAVKILTNLVKAMEPGYSRLLINENVIPDIDAYWETTSLDIIMLALFSSQERTAKHWHQLLGSVGLKIVNIWTVEKGTESLIECEVV, translated from the exons ATGGGAGAGCCAAGCAGAGTCGATACCTTTGAGCAGAATGGGCTGACGGCGGGAAACGTGCTTGACGAGAGCATTGCCGTCTTGCCCAACGCAGGCGAGGATGTTCCCCAGCTTCTCCATGCTGTTGCCGCTTTTGGCAAAGAGTATGCTGCTGAGCCTCGCAGCCGCATGAAGCTTTTGGAGGCCGCTCGCTCGTTGGTCTACGCCCTCGAGACACCACGGGAGGCCATGATAAGGTATTGCTGGGCACAG TCCAGCATCTTTGGGGCGATCGAGACCGGGATTGATATGGGGCTTTTCCACATCTTAGCCAAAGATGATAAGCCCAAAACGGTTTCCGAGCTTGCAAACGCAACAAAGTCCGACCCAACTTTACTCA GTCGCATCCTCAAACACCTTGCCGCAAtgggtgttgttgttgaaGCCGGAGCCGATCTCTACCGCCCGAACGGGTTGTCAAAGACCCTGACaattaagaaatactttgatggCTGGCCTTGCAT GACCGGCTGTGTCACTTCCGCTGCTCATGCAATGCCCGAATTCTTTAAAAAGCGTGGGTATAACAATCCAAACAATATAAAGGATTCACCCTTCCAAATGGGTTTCAATACGGATCTTAACTTTTTCGAATACTTGGGAGCAAACCCCAAGGTTGGTAGCGAATTCAACAATCATATGTCTGCCTATCACCAAGGCCGATCCAGCTGGATGGACCCCGGGTTTTTCCCGGTTGAAGGACGCCTCTTTGATGGTGCCAAGGCTGAAGCGGATGCGCCTCTCATCGTTGATGTCGGTGGCAGTCTTGGACATGATTTGATGGAGTTTAAAAAGAAATGGCCCAGACATCCCGGCAAATTGATTGTGCAAGATCTTCCGGAGGTGATCAAAGAAACCCGAAAATCCGTTGACCCGAACATCACGGCAATGGAACatgacttcttcaaagatcaACCTATCAAGG GGGCTCGCGCATATTTTATGCACTCCATTCTTCATGATTGGCCAGATGACATTGCTGTGAAGATTCTTACCAACCTTGTCAAGGCTATGGAGCCTGGGTATTCGAGACTTTTGATCAATGAGAACGTCATCCCTGATATCGATGCGTACTGGGAAACGACCTCATTGGATATTATCATGTTGGCCCTGTTTTCATCCCAGGAACGCACCGCAAAGCATTGGCATCAGTTGTTGGGATCTGTGGGTTTGAAAATCGTCAACATCTGGACGGTAGAGAAAGGCACAGAAAGTTTAATTGAGTGCGAGGTGGTGTAG